One genomic segment of Linepithema humile isolate Giens D197 chromosome 5, Lhum_UNIL_v1.0, whole genome shotgun sequence includes these proteins:
- the Notum gene encoding palmitoleoyl-protein carboxylesterase NOTUM isoform X1 has product MKRIPALQIALCLAAFAAVIAEEKPTNTFSISLNSPMDFQSNTIQKLISILGKYGLDDQRGLKRVYLSNRTITCNDGSQAGFYLRKSHGSRRWIMYLEGGWYCYDHKSCRSRWMRVRHLMTSTQWPETRDVGGMLSPNPDENPFFWGANHVFVPYCTSDSWSGTKATKEPHDIFTFMGAEIVVQVVRDLVPLGLENASAFLLAGSSAGGTGVMLNLDRVHNLVHGELGLKHVAIRGVSDSGWFLDKAPYSPNELSSIDAIKKGMRLWQSLMPLNCASKYPGETWRCFFGYRLYPTLTAPLFVFQWIFDEAQMRASNVAIPMTRQQWDYIHEMGDSLRQTLENVTAVFAPSCISHSVLTKRDWILVKIDEVSFAQALYCWDQMPIGNRRNNNRNNNTHSQIETNQPCSKSLKKLLRSGARKGNGTSIEDGKSNARSSTEMQKVYSVIGKMQDRKAVFGSAQEQENKKRRRKKHKGKRRERKERERSKEERNTRKEKHERRKGRRKGGKQVNGNNHTIMFNGTRPQRSVIPSDKRKCDQNCQFRTIERCTWPQCNHSCPKLHNPFTGEEMDFIELLKSFGLDMKSVANALGIDMHTLNSMDQEELLNLLTQRAN; this is encoded by the exons ATTGCGCTGTGCCTGGCGGCCTTCGCGGCGGTGATCGCCGAGGAAAAGCCGACCAACACTTTCTCGATTTCGTTGAATTCGCCGATGGATTTCCAAAGCAACACGATACAGAAGCTGATTAGCATCTTGGGGAAGTACGGGCTCGATGATCAAAGGGGTCTGAAGAGAGTGTATCTGAGCAACAGGACGATCACTTGCAACGACGGATCGCAGGCCGGTTTCTATTTGCGAAAGTCTCACGGCTCTAGGCGATGGATCATGTACCTGGAGGGCGGTTGGTACTGCTACGATCACAAGAGCTGCAGATCCAGGTGGATGCGAGTACGACATCTCATGACGTCGACCCAATGGCCTGAGACACGCGACG TGGGTGGAATGCTCTCACCGAATCCCGACGAGAATCCATTTTTTTGGGGAGCGAATCACGT TTTTGTTCCTTATTGCACGAGCGACAGCTGGAGTGGCACGAAAGCCACCAAAGAGCCGCATGACATATTCACGTTCATGGGGGCAGAGATCGTAGTTCAGGTCGTCCGAGACTTGGTTCCCCTCGGCCTCGAGAACGCAAGCGCCTTCCTTTTGGCCGGTAGCAGCGCGGGCGGAACCGGCGTCATGCTGAATTTGGATCGCGTTCACAATCTGGTGCACGGCGAATTGG GCTTGAAGCACGTTGCTATACGCGGTGTGTCGGATTCCGGATGGTTCCTCGATAAGGCACCATATTCTCCGAACGAGCTGTCGTCCATCGATGCGATTAAAAAGGGAATGCGCTTATGGCAGTCTCTGATGCCTCTAAATTGCGCGAGCAAATATCCTGGCGAAACGTGGAGATGTTTCTTCGGATATCGACTCTATCCAACTTTGACCG CACCGTTGTTTGTCTTCCAATGGATATTCGATGAGGCCCAGATGAGAGCCTCCAATGTGGCTATACCGATGACGAGACAGCAATGGGATTACATACACGAGATGGGCGACAGTCTACGGCAGACGCTCGAAAATGTTACCGCCGTCTTTGCTCCGAGTTGCATTAGCCACAGCGTTCTCACAAAGAGAGATTGGATTCTCGTTAAAATAGACGAAGTTTCCTTCGCGCAGGCATTGTACTGTTGGGACCAAATGCCGATCGGAAATCGTCGCAACAATAATCGCAACAACAA CACTCACTCGCAAATCGAGACCAATCAACCGTGCAGCAAGTCACTGAAAAAGCTATTGCGTTCTGGTGCCAGAAAGGGAAATGGTACCTCGATCGAAGACGGAAAAAGCAACGCTAGATCTTCTACGGAAATGCAAAAAGTTTACTCTGTTATTGGCAAAATGCAGGATAGGAAGGCAGTATTCGGCTCGGCTCAAGAGCAGGAGAACAAGAAAAGGCGAAGGAAAAAACACAAAGGCAagcgaagagagagaaaggaaagagagagaagcaaAGAGGAGAGAAACACAAGGAAGGAGAAGCACGAGCGAAGAAAAG GTCGTCGCAAAGGTGGCAAGCAAGTTAACGGCAATAACCACACAATCATGTTTAATGGCACCAGGCCGCAGCGATCGGTAATACCGTCTGACAAACGGAAGTGCGACCAGAACTGCCAATTTCGTACGATCGAGCGCTGCACTTGGCCACAATGTAACCATAGCTGCCCCAAGTTACATAATCCCTTTACGGGCGAGGAAATGGACTTTATCGAACTGCTCAAGAGCTTTGGTCTAGATATGAAAAGCGTCGCGAACGCCCTCGGCATTGATATGCACACGTTGAATAGTATGGATCAGGAGGAGCTGTTGAATCTTTTAACACAACGCGCTAATTAG
- the Notum gene encoding palmitoleoyl-protein carboxylesterase NOTUM isoform X2 — protein sequence MDFQSNTIQKLISILGKYGLDDQRGLKRVYLSNRTITCNDGSQAGFYLRKSHGSRRWIMYLEGGWYCYDHKSCRSRWMRVRHLMTSTQWPETRDVGGMLSPNPDENPFFWGANHVFVPYCTSDSWSGTKATKEPHDIFTFMGAEIVVQVVRDLVPLGLENASAFLLAGSSAGGTGVMLNLDRVHNLVHGELGLKHVAIRGVSDSGWFLDKAPYSPNELSSIDAIKKGMRLWQSLMPLNCASKYPGETWRCFFGYRLYPTLTAPLFVFQWIFDEAQMRASNVAIPMTRQQWDYIHEMGDSLRQTLENVTAVFAPSCISHSVLTKRDWILVKIDEVSFAQALYCWDQMPIGNRRNNNRNNNTHSQIETNQPCSKSLKKLLRSGARKGNGTSIEDGKSNARSSTEMQKVYSVIGKMQDRKAVFGSAQEQENKKRRRKKHKGKRRERKERERSKEERNTRKEKHERRKGRRKGGKQVNGNNHTIMFNGTRPQRSVIPSDKRKCDQNCQFRTIERCTWPQCNHSCPKLHNPFTGEEMDFIELLKSFGLDMKSVANALGIDMHTLNSMDQEELLNLLTQRAN from the exons ATGGATTTCCAAAGCAACACGATACAGAAGCTGATTAGCATCTTGGGGAAGTACGGGCTCGATGATCAAAGGGGTCTGAAGAGAGTGTATCTGAGCAACAGGACGATCACTTGCAACGACGGATCGCAGGCCGGTTTCTATTTGCGAAAGTCTCACGGCTCTAGGCGATGGATCATGTACCTGGAGGGCGGTTGGTACTGCTACGATCACAAGAGCTGCAGATCCAGGTGGATGCGAGTACGACATCTCATGACGTCGACCCAATGGCCTGAGACACGCGACG TGGGTGGAATGCTCTCACCGAATCCCGACGAGAATCCATTTTTTTGGGGAGCGAATCACGT TTTTGTTCCTTATTGCACGAGCGACAGCTGGAGTGGCACGAAAGCCACCAAAGAGCCGCATGACATATTCACGTTCATGGGGGCAGAGATCGTAGTTCAGGTCGTCCGAGACTTGGTTCCCCTCGGCCTCGAGAACGCAAGCGCCTTCCTTTTGGCCGGTAGCAGCGCGGGCGGAACCGGCGTCATGCTGAATTTGGATCGCGTTCACAATCTGGTGCACGGCGAATTGG GCTTGAAGCACGTTGCTATACGCGGTGTGTCGGATTCCGGATGGTTCCTCGATAAGGCACCATATTCTCCGAACGAGCTGTCGTCCATCGATGCGATTAAAAAGGGAATGCGCTTATGGCAGTCTCTGATGCCTCTAAATTGCGCGAGCAAATATCCTGGCGAAACGTGGAGATGTTTCTTCGGATATCGACTCTATCCAACTTTGACCG CACCGTTGTTTGTCTTCCAATGGATATTCGATGAGGCCCAGATGAGAGCCTCCAATGTGGCTATACCGATGACGAGACAGCAATGGGATTACATACACGAGATGGGCGACAGTCTACGGCAGACGCTCGAAAATGTTACCGCCGTCTTTGCTCCGAGTTGCATTAGCCACAGCGTTCTCACAAAGAGAGATTGGATTCTCGTTAAAATAGACGAAGTTTCCTTCGCGCAGGCATTGTACTGTTGGGACCAAATGCCGATCGGAAATCGTCGCAACAATAATCGCAACAACAA CACTCACTCGCAAATCGAGACCAATCAACCGTGCAGCAAGTCACTGAAAAAGCTATTGCGTTCTGGTGCCAGAAAGGGAAATGGTACCTCGATCGAAGACGGAAAAAGCAACGCTAGATCTTCTACGGAAATGCAAAAAGTTTACTCTGTTATTGGCAAAATGCAGGATAGGAAGGCAGTATTCGGCTCGGCTCAAGAGCAGGAGAACAAGAAAAGGCGAAGGAAAAAACACAAAGGCAagcgaagagagagaaaggaaagagagagaagcaaAGAGGAGAGAAACACAAGGAAGGAGAAGCACGAGCGAAGAAAAG GTCGTCGCAAAGGTGGCAAGCAAGTTAACGGCAATAACCACACAATCATGTTTAATGGCACCAGGCCGCAGCGATCGGTAATACCGTCTGACAAACGGAAGTGCGACCAGAACTGCCAATTTCGTACGATCGAGCGCTGCACTTGGCCACAATGTAACCATAGCTGCCCCAAGTTACATAATCCCTTTACGGGCGAGGAAATGGACTTTATCGAACTGCTCAAGAGCTTTGGTCTAGATATGAAAAGCGTCGCGAACGCCCTCGGCATTGATATGCACACGTTGAATAGTATGGATCAGGAGGAGCTGTTGAATCTTTTAACACAACGCGCTAATTAG
- the LOC105678108 gene encoding PI-PLC X domain-containing protein 3 isoform X1 yields MPRDQAEYNNECTHVVDLWGDGRREALSRQCGKVWVTVSSLWRPIAASDKMIDAELEVNWEFDCPSDTRYSDTQIKVFTADPFAKHNETIEPKLTLTSLEHPRGYYRTNITVGRPPLPGGWNTKNGNTTLPGQHCLDYYAVLYKDGDISSSSCLQIWPTWMYDLRREIGMLPIGSLMIPGTHNSGCYKHGDSTRQDAFQQYLMTQDRDVWTQLVHGIRYLDIRVGYYPSISNGTTFDEEGNNVSRFWVNHDILRMTPLSEILRDVRNFLDAARGEVVIMDFHRFPVGFEDMPNRHRKLVDILSQVFEGLILKPDRGIEGLGPTLNDIWTSGKRLIICYNNKHVVNEYDWLWPPLTQAWGNQQTAEGLFEYLNEEISGSKRRRNSENPLWAVMAELTPYALDLFFNLSGGLRQMADSVNRNLTVKFQEEWWKETNIVATDFFLGNDLISVSRMSNIKKSNIAQWRL; encoded by the exons ATGCCGAGAGATCAAGCCGAGTACAACAACGAGTGCACACACGTAGTCGACCTATGGGGAGACGGACGTAGGGAAG CCCTGTCAAGGCAATGCGGAAAAGTATGGGTCACGGTTTCCTCTTTATGGAGACCAATCGCTGCCTCCGATAAGATGATCGATGCCGAGTTGGAAGTAAATTGGGAATTCGATTGTCCATCGGACACAAGATACTCAGATACCCAGATCAAGGTGTTCACTGCTGACCCGTTTGCAAAAcata ACGAAACGATAGAGCCCAAACTAACCTTGACTTCTTTGGAACATCCTCGAGGTTATTATAGAACAAATATTACAGTCGGTCGTCCACCACTACCAGGTGGGTGGAACACAAAAAATGGAAACACAACCCTTCCAGGACAACATTGTCTTGATTATTACGCAGTTCTTTACAAAGATGGTGATATATCTTCCTCGTCTTGTTTGCAAATTTGGCCAACTTGGATGTACGATTTGAG GAGAGAAATCGGCATGCTTCCTATCGGTAGCCTGATGATACCCGGGACACATAATTCCGGTTGTTACAAGCATGGCGATTCGACGCGTCAGGACGCATTTCAGCAGTACTTGATGACGCAAGATCGTGATGTGTGGACGCAATTAGTACACGGCATAAGATATCTTGATATCAGGGTTGGTTATTACCCGTCGATATCAAACGGTACCACATTCGATGAGGAGGGCAACAATGTGAGCCGATTCTGGGTTAACCACGATATCCTTCGCATGACACCTCTTTCCGAAATCCTGAGGGACGTGAGAAATTTTCTAGACGCGGCGAGGGGTGAGGTTGTCATTATGGATTTTCATAG ATTTCCTGTGGGTTTCGAAGACATGCCAAATAGACATCGGAAATTAGTAGATATTTTAAGTCAAGTGTTCGAAGGCTTAATTCTGAAGCCGGACAGAGGAATTGAAGGTTTGGGACCAACGTTAAATGACATCTGGACCAGCGGAAagagattaattatttgttataacaaTAAGCACGTAGTAAAtg aatatgACTGGCTGTGGCCACCTTTGACGCAAGCATGGGGCAATCAACAAACTGCGGAGGGTCTATTCGAGTACTTGAACGAAGAGATATCGGGATCAAAGAGACGCAGGAATAGCGAAAATCCATTGTGGGCAGTAATGGCAGAATTAACGCCATACGCGTTGgatcttttctttaatttatcagGTGGACTTCGGCAGATGGCTGATTCTGTTAACCGAAATCTCACTGTCAAATTTCAAGAAGAGTGGTGGAAAGAAACAAACATTGTTGCCACAGATTTCTTTCTTGGAAACGACCTGATCTCGGTATCGAGAATGTCGAACATAAAGAAGAGCAATATCGCGCAATGGCGTTTGTAG
- the LOC105678108 gene encoding PI-PLC X domain-containing protein 3 isoform X2, whose protein sequence is MLREIVLILHVFCGIALSRQCGKVWVTVSSLWRPIAASDKMIDAELEVNWEFDCPSDTRYSDTQIKVFTADPFAKHNETIEPKLTLTSLEHPRGYYRTNITVGRPPLPGGWNTKNGNTTLPGQHCLDYYAVLYKDGDISSSSCLQIWPTWMYDLRREIGMLPIGSLMIPGTHNSGCYKHGDSTRQDAFQQYLMTQDRDVWTQLVHGIRYLDIRVGYYPSISNGTTFDEEGNNVSRFWVNHDILRMTPLSEILRDVRNFLDAARGEVVIMDFHRFPVGFEDMPNRHRKLVDILSQVFEGLILKPDRGIEGLGPTLNDIWTSGKRLIICYNNKHVVNEYDWLWPPLTQAWGNQQTAEGLFEYLNEEISGSKRRRNSENPLWAVMAELTPYALDLFFNLSGGLRQMADSVNRNLTVKFQEEWWKETNIVATDFFLGNDLISVSRMSNIKKSNIAQWRL, encoded by the exons ATGCTGAGAGAAATTGTTCTGATTCTTCATGTTTTCTGCGGCATTG CCCTGTCAAGGCAATGCGGAAAAGTATGGGTCACGGTTTCCTCTTTATGGAGACCAATCGCTGCCTCCGATAAGATGATCGATGCCGAGTTGGAAGTAAATTGGGAATTCGATTGTCCATCGGACACAAGATACTCAGATACCCAGATCAAGGTGTTCACTGCTGACCCGTTTGCAAAAcata ACGAAACGATAGAGCCCAAACTAACCTTGACTTCTTTGGAACATCCTCGAGGTTATTATAGAACAAATATTACAGTCGGTCGTCCACCACTACCAGGTGGGTGGAACACAAAAAATGGAAACACAACCCTTCCAGGACAACATTGTCTTGATTATTACGCAGTTCTTTACAAAGATGGTGATATATCTTCCTCGTCTTGTTTGCAAATTTGGCCAACTTGGATGTACGATTTGAG GAGAGAAATCGGCATGCTTCCTATCGGTAGCCTGATGATACCCGGGACACATAATTCCGGTTGTTACAAGCATGGCGATTCGACGCGTCAGGACGCATTTCAGCAGTACTTGATGACGCAAGATCGTGATGTGTGGACGCAATTAGTACACGGCATAAGATATCTTGATATCAGGGTTGGTTATTACCCGTCGATATCAAACGGTACCACATTCGATGAGGAGGGCAACAATGTGAGCCGATTCTGGGTTAACCACGATATCCTTCGCATGACACCTCTTTCCGAAATCCTGAGGGACGTGAGAAATTTTCTAGACGCGGCGAGGGGTGAGGTTGTCATTATGGATTTTCATAG ATTTCCTGTGGGTTTCGAAGACATGCCAAATAGACATCGGAAATTAGTAGATATTTTAAGTCAAGTGTTCGAAGGCTTAATTCTGAAGCCGGACAGAGGAATTGAAGGTTTGGGACCAACGTTAAATGACATCTGGACCAGCGGAAagagattaattatttgttataacaaTAAGCACGTAGTAAAtg aatatgACTGGCTGTGGCCACCTTTGACGCAAGCATGGGGCAATCAACAAACTGCGGAGGGTCTATTCGAGTACTTGAACGAAGAGATATCGGGATCAAAGAGACGCAGGAATAGCGAAAATCCATTGTGGGCAGTAATGGCAGAATTAACGCCATACGCGTTGgatcttttctttaatttatcagGTGGACTTCGGCAGATGGCTGATTCTGTTAACCGAAATCTCACTGTCAAATTTCAAGAAGAGTGGTGGAAAGAAACAAACATTGTTGCCACAGATTTCTTTCTTGGAAACGACCTGATCTCGGTATCGAGAATGTCGAACATAAAGAAGAGCAATATCGCGCAATGGCGTTTGTAG
- the LOC105678110 gene encoding prostaglandin E synthase-like → MLANVVANEAKDELWWSIYAWWSCVLVLKMMLLTWYTGQIRVREQVIHSEEDRMWMVKKPKIILCPTGNGHPDVVRIRSAHQKDLKTVLPFLLITPLWLNVETCNSTVKILIPAFSMISIMYTLVHMQLIKMSAPWKFYFSISLYYILTYICAMTALRYTVSIPKLI, encoded by the exons ATGCTGGCAAACGTGGTTGCAAACGAGGCGAAAGACGAGCTATGGTGGTCTATTTACGCTTGGTGGTCGTGCGTGCTCGTGCTGAAGATGATGTTGCTGACTTGGTATACCGGGCAGATTCGAGTGAGAGAACAG gTGATCCACAGCGAGGAGGACAGAATGTGGATGGTAAAAAaaccgaaaataattttatgtccaACTGGCAATGGTCATCCTGACGTGGTTCGCATACGGAGTGCCCATCAAAAGGATCTCAAGACTGTTCTTCCTTTTTTACTCATTACGCCGCTCTGGTTGAACGTCGAAACATGCAATTCTACGGTGAAGATTTTAATACCCGCCTTTTCAATGATCAGTATAATGTATACTTTAGTACATATgcaattgataaaaatgtccGCTCCTTGGAAATTCTACTTTTCTATaagtttatattacattttgacTTACATATGCGCAATGACTGCACTGAGATATACTGTTTCTATCCCGAAATTGATTTAG
- the LOC105678103 gene encoding patched domain-containing protein 3, which translates to MMELQENSAKRQSCYKFWQSVPERISRGVEHFFYRLGVNIAQSPLKWMLGCFVIILLCILGLFRFRQEKNPVKLWVPPESDFVSETDWLMSHYEEALRIETFILTGDNILEQKALIKLNEITKQIMKLSTQTQNQNISWTNVCMKIPTISGQMYRMKRESSHIEDNFFDDDFVSKSNKSSFEPAVHVNPDLYCSILESLPKACVMLSILDIWNFNSAEIEKDSIDKIITKINTIKVSPTLGHPIDFSELLGGVTLDENGWIIAATAVRTDFMVHVNFRNVDMDKIGNAAGTADWATPDVLEWELAFLKKMEKFSNNLKIEENKNNSLVLYYQTGRSYGDITATTIFQDIDKLAVGIILMFLYVLTILSNHNWVEWRFCLTSTGILCVGGAFILAIGLCSLIGIPYGPIHTSLPFLLLGLGIDDIFVFHASWNQIHTDESNLEKSLTERIGLALGHAGSAITVTSFTDVVAFIIGASTILPSLQSFCIYAAVGVFVTFLLQITFFIGCFTLDAKRIERKRNGMLPCIVHENFTPKPLDPSRALSWKFINALYSRVILTAPGKIIVIIITLIAMSIGIVGSLQLEQWFDPSWLLPKGSHLEQYIAITKDTFPKQGFEAFVIMRDNVNYSSEFPKIISLTERLKNTSFVQSMDPWPTQFATFVSTHFNTDLTTTEITDDDFHSYLSKFLFSRNGGKYQRNFIFNEKLKCGRKAPKILIATIDFQFLRFKGPHEWIPAMDDSKRFASEAEIHGHVSVWSKVFPPWITDKLIAQEVLRNLILALICVMGTTAILIAEMQTCCWILFCVLLTLLNVCGFMYFWGLTIDVVSCIGLELAVGLSVDYAAHVAHAFLNAESQEDDDNARTTRALIAVRHIGAAVAYGAGSTLLAVSMLAFSTSYIFMAFFRIFSLVILFGLWHGLILLPVVLSTIGPRSLRVMQRPQPMSEKAVVTDNED; encoded by the exons ATGATGGAATTGCAAGAAAATAGTGCTAAAAGACAATCGTGCTATAAATTTTGGCAGAGTGTACCAGAACGCATATCCAGGGGGgtggaacattttttttatcg gcTTGGAGTAAATATTGCGCAAAGTCCACTGAAATGGATGCTTGGATGTTTTGTGATAATACTACTCTGTATCTTAGGATTATTTCGCTTTCGACAGGAGAAGAATCCTGTAAAGCTTTGGGTTCCTCCGGAAAGTGATTTTGTGTCAGAGACGGACTGGCTAATGTCGCATTATGAAGAAGCTTTAAggattgaaacatttattttaactggTGATAATATCTTAGAACAGAAAGCACTCATTaag TTAAATGAAATAACTAAACAAATAATGAAGCTCTCTACTCAAACACAAAATCAGAACATTTCTTGGACAAATGTTTGTATGAA AATTCCTACTATTTCTGGTCAAATGTATAGAATGAAAAGAGAAAGCTCTCACAtagaagataatttttttgatgatGATTTTGTTTCGAAAAGCAATAAATCTTCGTTTGAGCCTGCTGTTCATGTTAATCCTGACTTATATTGTAGTATACTTGAAAGTTTACCTAAGGCTTGTGTTATGTTAAGTATTTTAGATATATGGAATTTTAATAGCGCAGAAATTGAGAAAGATTCTATAGACAAAATcatcacaaaaataaatacaataaaagtcAGCCCCACATTGGGTCATCCTATAGACTTCAGTGAGCTTTTGGGAGGCGTAACTCTAGATGAGAATGGTTGGATTATAGCTGCAACAGCAGTAAGGACCGATTTCATGGTTCACGTTAATTTTCGCAATGTGGATATGGATAAAATTGGAAATGCTGCAGGAACTGCTGATTGG GCAACACCGGATGTATTAGAGTGGGAGTtagcttttttgaaaaaaatggaaaagtttTCAAACAACTTGAAAATCGaggaaaataagaataattcttTGGTGCTTTATTATCAAACTGGCAGAAGCTACGGCGACATTACTGCAACGACCATATTTCAAGATATTGATAAATTGGCTGTgggaattatattaatgtttttatatgttttgaCAATTTTGTCAAATCATAATTGGGTAGAATGGCGG ttctGTCTCACTAGCACTGGCATTTTATGCGTGGGCGGTGCGTTTATACTCGCGATAGGATTATGCTCTCTAATCGGAATTCCATATGGCCCGATACACACATCTCTACCGTTTTTACTCTTGGGTCTTGGGATagatgatatttttgtatttcatgcATCTTGGAATCAGATACACACTGACGAATCGAATTTGGAAAAATCACTAACGGAAAGAATTGGACTTGCATTAGGCCATGCCGGTTCGGCTATTACTGTTACTTCGTTTACCGATGTCGTGGCATTTATCATTGGTGCTTCCACG ATATTACCATCGCTTCAATCGTTTTGCATCTATGCCGCGGTGGGcgtatttgtaacatttttattacaaattacattttttattggcTGCTTTACCTTGGACGCTAAAAGAATAGAACGGAAACGAAACGGAATGTTACCATGTATTGTGCATGAAAATTTCACACCCAAACCATTGGATCCAAGCAGAGCTCTCTCTTGGAAATTTATAAACGCTTTATATTCCCGCGTAATATTGACTGCACCTgggaaaattattgtaataataattacgctTATAGCAATGTCTATAGGTATCGTGGGTTCACTTCAGTTGGAACAATGGTTCGATCCAAGCTGGTTGTTGCCCAAAGGATCACATTTAGAACAATATATAGCCATCACTAAAGACACATTTCCTAAACAAGGATTTGAGGCCTTTGTTATTATGAGAGACAATGTCAATTACTCTTCTGAGTTTCCTAAGATAATATCTTTAACAGAACGCTTAAAGAATACATCTTTTGTACAAAGTATGGACCCATGGCCGACTCAATTTGCGACATTCGTGTCGACGCATTTTAACACAG ATTTGACGACCACGGAGATCACAGACGACGATTTTCATAGTTACCTGTCGAAATTTCTGTTCAGTCGCAATGGTGGCAAATATCAGAgaaatttcattttcaatgAGAAGCTTAAATGCGGTAGGAAAGCTCCGAAAATTCTGATAGCGACCATTGACTTCCAGTTTCTGCGATTCAAGGGGCCTCACGAGTGGATTCCAGCAATGGATGACAGTAAACGCTTTGCGAGCGAGGCCGAAATTCATGGACATGTGTCGGTGTGGTCCAAAGTATTCCCACCCTGGATAACCGACAAGTTAATTGCCCAGGAAGTGTTGCGAAATCTTATATTGGCACTAATTTGCGTCATGGGTACCACAGCGATTCTCATCGCCGAGATGCAGACCTGCTGTTGGATTTTATTCTGTGTACTTCTCACGCTGCTAAACGTTTGCGGCTTCATGTATTTTTGGGGATTGACGATAGACGTGGTGTCCTGTATTg GTCTCGAGCTAGCTGTCGGTTTGAGCGTGGATTATGCTGCACACGTCGCGCACGCCTTCCTGAATGCCGAATCGCAAGAGGATGACGATAATGCTCGTACAACGCGAGCTCTAATCGCGGTCAGGCACATCGGTGCGGCAGTTGCATACGGCGCAGGTTCGACGTTGCTCGCCGTTTCGATGCTGGCCTTCTCGACGTCCTACATATTCATGGCCTTCTTTCGGATATTCTCCTTGGTAATCCTGTTTGGACTTTGGCACGGGTTGATCCTGTTACCGGTCGTGCTAAGCACCATCGGACCGCGAAGTTTGCGCGTGATGCAGCGGCCGCAACCGATGTCGGAAAAAGCCGTTGTTACTGACAATGAAGATTGA